In Halobacteriovorax sp. HLS, the following are encoded in one genomic region:
- a CDS encoding GTP-binding protein, which produces MAKESFDRSKPHVNIGTIGHVDHGKTTLTAAISVT; this is translated from the coding sequence ATGGCTAAGGAATCTTTTGACAGAAGTAAGCCCCACGTAAACATTGGTACGATCGGGCACGTTGACCACGGTAAAACAACTTTAACAGCAGCAATTTCTGTAACA